The sequence gagaacggtcaaaaacagtCCACAGACCGCCTCCAGAGACCTCAACAACAGTTTGctgaaatatcatttatttaatctttactCGACTGATGTTAGAATGTTTTCCTGCCATTTCAGTCCGAACTAAAATTTCACTTGGAGAAGATACTGTTTTGAAGTTTACAAAGATGAGAagtgtgtttcagtttacaatactattaacagaatgctgatgattttttcttcctctgcaggttcactgtttcaggatcatgtCTGTAGATTTACTCAGAGTAATCAgtgttatgtagctgtgggacaacAACTGTACCTGCAAATGCCGCTGGAGGATGAGTTTGACCTAAATACCACTAGTGTAATTTTAAGATATAGAAAAACCCAAAGTTCCCCACCAACACCAAATCACtcaagatggcagtttgttaatgatagtaaaactatgatactaaccagtgcagagaggaacgactctggaacatacactttaaacatctttgatgtagacgggagaagtaaaggcagttatactctccaggtgaacattgaaggtaggaccacacaacctctaatcacatcacactacaagttcataaatgtataaaatataaacatttatagacACTATAGTATCTCTcaagattttgttttatgttttcatatttatttatgcaaatgcatctaattaaaaatgcagaacTATATAGATTAAGAAAAACAATTGGTGTTTTAATGTTagaaacaaattattttttgcCATATCTATTTGAtatgttgttgtgtttctggtttgttcttttatttctggtttaataatgtgtttaatttattctgATGTGTTTGtctctaatctacagctcaggtgtcctcagtgaaagtgtcctacagctgcttgtcctctggagtcatgaaagtgacctgttctgctgatggagacaaccttcacttcagctggacttctgactttaacacactccCTCAACTGGAGAACGGGACCAGCACTGTCACACTGGAACAAGAACATCAAGGAAACATCACCTGCCATGTAGAAAATCATGTCAGCCGTGACCACGATACTGCTGAACTCCAGACAATGTCCTGGTGAGTCTGTCTTTTATAAAGAAGgatttaatgaacaaaattccaatgcagcagtttgtgaacacagagacaaaacagcCAGATCCAGACACATCCTGAGGACAGCCTTGACTAATCCTGTCGGCCCCCATATACAGTCTTTAATCATCtgataatttaatatataaaatgtacagtatataatgtttgtgatgcatacagtatatataatataatatataacataatagaatagaatataatatagaatataataaaacactttgtattttgtatataagTAAATTCGAGTCTTTGGATGATTTTGGTGAAAAATGCTAATTTAATGGTGaacagatttttaaatgaaagtaaaagtttgctgaaatatttatttatcacttaATCACTGATTCCATTTTGTCCAAATAAAATTCAGCAAACAAGTAAAGCAGTTgccaataatattaacagaatgctgatgattttttcttcctctgcaggttcactgtttcacatcacactcacacagacattagtgactaaccccacacactcacacagacattagtgattaaccccacacactcacacagacattagtgattaaccccacacactcacacagacatttttgACTAATCCCACTCAAAAATCTCATCAGTCATCTTTTACTGAACGcacaaaagtgtaaaatatcatttaacacctTCATAAATCAAACAATATTTGGGTAGAAAAATCTTTATCACTGATGCTGTTATCTGTAttgattgttatttttttctatattaaattaaaataagtaaatcaactgagaaaataaaaatagacaggTTTGAAGTTTACACAGATCAGAGgtgtttcagtttacaataatattaacagaatgatgatgattttttcttcctctgcaggttcactgtttcaggatcatgttgtctgtagatttaaacagattaaaccgtgttatgtagctgtgggacaacgaCTGCACCTGCAAATGCCGCTGGAGGATGGGTTTGACCTAAAGACAACTAGATTAATTTTAacatatagaaaaaaacaaagttccCCAACAACACCACATCTCCCAAGATGGCAGTtcgttaatgataataaaactatgatactaaccagtgcagagaggaacgactctggaacatacactttatacatctatgatgtagacgggagaagtaaagacagttatactctccaggtgaacattgaaggtaggaccacacaacctctaatcacatcacacacacacactacaagttatttcatacatgtataaaatataaacatttgtccACACTGTAGCAGACATCCCAAGTGTCCCGGAAGTTCCTATATTCCTAAATTCATAGCGGCTCCCTGATGCCCGCAAATTAGAACGATCTCCTGGAATCTAGAGCGAACTAGCAAGAGCGCGCATGCGCGACAGAAACTGTGCACCAAACCTTGGCGGAGTGGGGGGTGGGAAGAGACCTTGCGTGTGCGTGTTAGCCTGTGTGcgtcattaattaattaacattcGGAATACCTCCCGGAAAATACTTTTTGCAGGTTGGGATGTCTGCTATAGTCTCTTTCAAgattttgtgttatgtttttagatttatttatccaAATGAGGCTCcatctaattaaaaatgcagaaaCGTAAATAGAAACCAAACACCAAAAATACAACCAAGGCTTTTAATGTTATTAGAAATGAACatgtttatttctcacatatatATTTGAGtttatggtttgtttgtttttttcctctgataTTTTTGGTTTGATTATATGCTTGATTGTCATGGCTTCTGTAGTAATTCATCCTGAGctgtttatctctaatctacagctcaggtgtcctcagtgaaaTTGTCCTACAGCTGCTTGTTCTCTGGAGTCAGGAGAGTGTTCTGTTCTTCTGATGGAGACAACCTGcacttcagctggacttctgaATCAATCACTCGGTTGGAGGACGACAACAAAACTCTCGTACTAGATAAAAGCCATAGAGAACAATTCACCTGTCTTGTCGAAAATCACGTCAGTCGTGAGCACATTTCCATTAAACTCCCGACATGTATTGGTGAGTTTGTCTTTCTAAGTAACAAATGAATCTAATACTGtaaacttttaataataaatatcactaACACTATTGTGCAGTGCTTCTTACTTTCCTGCAcaatccactttattagaaacacctgtaGGCAGTCACGAAGttttctaatcagccaatcatgtgtttgatttctttgaCTTTTATTGTGGCATTGTTGATGGTACCAGATGAGCTGCATAAACTCCAGATCTTGTGGGAATTTTACATAAAACAGTCTCCAAGTCTCTCATCAAAGTGTAAAAACAatgccatggttaaagtcaTAAAGACCAATAGGTGAACATTAAGAGATGTTCTTTACctctgtgctgctgccacatatttccaggtgttcctattaaattgGACAGTGTGTTAATTAGCCCATGCTGTCTGTGTTGATTTTACTTGATGGTCTACTTTATATGAGCAGTTGtgcttgtgctctctctctctctctctctctctctctctctcagatttcatgattgtgtttgtgtggctcTTTGAGGTCATCATCCTGCTGTCTGCATTAGTGGGCACACTGTACATTTACCCCAGAATCTCCAGGAAACAGAGGACACCAGAGAGTAAGACTTTAATACTTTTTAGCTTGGAATATTAACATATTACCAAAGTCCATATTTGATTTTAAAGTATATGCTAATATGTAAAAACAGAAGACCAGGAACAACTAGAAAACAGAATGTCTAAAACTGATGTATTGTCTAAAGCTGATCAactgagctttattttttccatcagAAAAGCCAGGACCAGGAAGCTCAGTAACCCTGAACAAGAATTAGAAGAGGCAGTCTGTGGCTGATCTCCTCTATATGAGCAGGCATCGCTCTCCATCTCATCCAGACTAAAACCTGATAAAACTGTAACCATTACcataacagtgtaacagtgctaTCTGCTTACTGACCTTGCTATTGCTCTCTGTTTTGGATTATTtgctctgtgtttaaaaaatataattcagCCTCATTATTCATATATCATACTGAGTGctaatgttgtttgttttacttctaATTTTCTAACCACAATGTAATGCTTTGATGctacaaaatcaaacatttaatacaatattCAATGTTTTTGATATGTAAATCAAGTTTTAAATTTAAGTCCTAtgtaatgaatatgtaaatgctgaaataaaacctACACACTCATGTGGTCTAGACTGTTCTATTGTCTCTATATACCGTAGCATTAAGGAGGAACAGTGACAGGAAGAACAtcaccaagtcaagtcaagaagcttttattgtcatttaaaccatagctgttgcagtacacagtgaaatgagacaacatttctccacgAGACAACAACcatttctttagttttatcaacattcagagacttgctgatgagacccaccacattcgtgtcatcggcgaacttgatgatatggttcgatctgggcattgctgcacagttgtgagtcagcaaggtgaacagcagtggactgagcatgcagtcctAAGGGGCTCCAgtactcagtgtggtggtgctggagatgctgttcctgacaGAGGTCTCCCAGTTAGGAAGTCcgggatccagttgcagaggaaGGTGTTCATTCCCAGCACGCTCATCTTCTCAAttaggtgctgagggatgattgtgttgaatgctgaactaaagtctatgaacagaaTTTGTACGTAAGTGTCtatattgtccaggtgggtgagggctacaTGAAAGGCTGAGGCAATGGCGTCGTCCATAGAGCAGTTTGGACGATAtgcaaactgtagggggtccagtgagggtggtaactgggtcttgatgtgcctcatgatgacCTCCTTAAAGCACTTCTCAAAGCATGGTCTTCCTTCCCGCTACATTGTTCCGCAACTGATTTTAGAAGTCATTCagtgcatctgggagggaggtatcactatcacaggcaggtgaagctgtcttgtagttcacCTGTACTGCGCCGGgtttctccgctgtcctggaagtggctgtggattgtctagGCTTGTGTGTGCTTTGATTCtatgatggctcgggacagtttggcccttggcTAGGTCTCTAGGCTTCAGCAGCTCACACACTTTAGCAGTCATTCGTGGCTTCCggttggagcgtgtggtgatggtctggGAGACggtcacatcatcaatgcacttgccttGCACAATGCacatgtagctggtcactgatgccgtgtACACCATCAAGAAGTGCAACCAATGACCATTGATTGCATACATATTCTATGTTCTACATATTACATATTCTACGAATGATAtctaatttagtttaaaaaatctAACTAGGAATCgtatcttaagagtgattcacgACCAATCTCAAAGCAAttctgagcaaggaaaatacaaacgTATATCTTAGAGAGGTGGTGTTTTATGACACATATGACATTATGGTCTAATATAagcttcactttgtctctatgttaagatatttgaggctaTATCATGTAGGGACTATAGAATATACTATAGATGTtatctctattattatttttcacaaaaataatccctacatgatctaatctgtagcatctatcagtattaaatattgtacatgtCTTCTCCTTCACCTTTTGGCCATTTTCCCTTCTGCTGAAGAAACtcttaagcctcttaaaagtcctcctcattACTCCTAAGACTTTTTGatccttatgagctctttttagggttaagatgctttgcaAATAACATATTGCAGTAACCGGGGTAGATTAGTAAACCCTGGACTCTTGAGCAGGAGCCTTTCCCAGGGGACTCAAGATGGTGGACAGTCTGGATGAGGTAATAACCCatggcagggcacacacacacacacacacacacacacacacacacacacaccctagacAGTTTAGACATTTTAAAGGGCATATGT is a genomic window of Tachysurus fulvidraco isolate hzauxx_2018 chromosome 15, HZAU_PFXX_2.0, whole genome shotgun sequence containing:
- the LOC125138884 gene encoding uncharacterized protein LOC125138884 encodes the protein MRIQVIFGVLLIYNHVVMGSLFQDHVCRFTQSNQCYVAVGQQLYLQMPLEDEFDLNTTSVILRYRKTQSSPPTPNHSRWQFVNDSKTMILTSAERNDSGTYTLNIFDVDGRSKGSYTLQVNIEAQVSSVKLSYSCLFSGVRRVFCSSDGDNLHFSWTSESITRLEDDNKTLVLDKSHREQFTCLVENHVSREHISIKLPTCIGEFVFLSNK